A single genomic interval of Solimonas sp. K1W22B-7 harbors:
- a CDS encoding TonB-dependent receptor gives MSSTTLQRLGRFKGGCAAALLGLSSAAGAQAQESSEPQDFDLEALLAEDPAGTPAEPAAPPASAPGSEPAAASAGEPPAPAAAPALADTLETIPVQPLRAEQEPAPMAEPPRRAQIEEIIVTATKREQSVREIPVSITALTGKNMEDLGAHKLKDFIQLVPGMNTQDEIAGIPRKLSVRGVGPDTNTNQTVGVVFGDMPLTDPYGSYTIVDPDPWDLATVEVLKGPQGSLFGATSLGGLIRYVPNAPKLGNWEGRLSGDWVSVDHGESAPSFSGMLNLPVGESFALRVAGSLQQQPGMLDIDTPGRVEDDVDDVDNFAGRAIALWRPLDELSLNLSYMRSEREGDELGYTTNDQGKPRNEAPAPSPYRNGFNATTLDVRYDFDWAQLVSVSGYQTKFNHNDADTSYILRPLAMLGIRTLHAKRGVETEGFMQEFRLVSSGDGPWTWLGGVYFSDYEANITSNLYLDLGLPVLEPLLPLLQLLGLPVDAAGLQVTDTGFRPLLAEENAVFGEVSRSFGSDWTLTVGGRYYQTEVAGTPYTNGEPADKQTQESKGFSPKFALNWRPNDELMIYGNISRGFQFGGFNLSNVTPVPLTYESSTLWNYELGLRSDWLERTLRFDITAFYLDWQKPQVNQVRPAAPLDAFIANVGSARSVGVESTLLYLPPLDGLSLELSSAWIESVTAEDFQSASGNTVPKGSEMPSSPKIQATATIGYQHAFGPWQTQASLIGTHQGKAFNNIDHTAEVGGYELLHFNFGISRPDLSFMPSLSIGVSNIFDTYALSAALGGTDFEAALIGRPLVYTTPRTLRLNLSFGFN, from the coding sequence ATGTCCTCGACCACTCTCCAGCGGCTGGGCCGCTTCAAGGGCGGCTGCGCCGCCGCCCTGCTGGGCCTGAGCAGCGCCGCCGGCGCCCAGGCCCAGGAGAGCAGCGAGCCGCAGGACTTCGACCTGGAAGCGCTGCTGGCGGAGGACCCGGCCGGCACGCCGGCCGAGCCTGCCGCCCCGCCCGCCTCCGCGCCTGGCAGCGAGCCGGCGGCGGCGAGCGCCGGCGAACCGCCGGCCCCGGCCGCCGCGCCCGCGCTCGCCGACACCCTGGAGACCATCCCGGTGCAGCCGCTGCGCGCCGAGCAGGAGCCCGCCCCCATGGCGGAGCCGCCGCGCCGCGCCCAGATCGAAGAGATCATCGTCACCGCCACCAAGCGCGAGCAGTCGGTACGCGAAATCCCCGTCAGCATCACCGCGCTGACCGGCAAGAACATGGAGGACCTGGGCGCGCACAAGCTCAAGGACTTCATCCAGCTGGTGCCCGGCATGAACACGCAGGACGAGATCGCCGGCATCCCGCGCAAGCTCAGCGTCCGCGGCGTCGGCCCGGACACCAACACCAACCAGACCGTCGGCGTGGTCTTCGGCGACATGCCGCTGACCGACCCCTACGGCTCCTACACCATCGTCGATCCCGATCCCTGGGACCTGGCCACCGTCGAAGTGCTGAAGGGCCCGCAGGGCTCGCTGTTCGGCGCGACCTCGCTCGGCGGCCTGATCCGCTACGTTCCCAATGCGCCGAAGCTCGGCAACTGGGAAGGCCGCCTCTCCGGCGACTGGGTCAGTGTCGACCATGGCGAATCCGCCCCTTCATTCTCCGGCATGCTCAATCTGCCGGTCGGCGAGAGCTTCGCGCTGCGCGTCGCCGGATCGCTGCAGCAACAGCCCGGCATGCTCGACATCGACACCCCGGGCCGCGTGGAAGACGACGTCGATGACGTCGACAACTTCGCCGGGCGCGCCATCGCCCTGTGGCGGCCGCTGGACGAGCTGAGCCTCAACCTCTCCTACATGCGCTCGGAGCGCGAGGGCGACGAGCTCGGCTACACCACCAACGACCAGGGCAAGCCACGCAACGAGGCGCCGGCACCCTCCCCGTACAGGAACGGCTTCAACGCCACCACCCTGGACGTGCGCTACGACTTCGACTGGGCGCAGCTGGTCTCGGTCAGCGGCTACCAGACCAAGTTCAACCACAACGACGCCGACACCTCCTACATCCTGCGACCGCTGGCGATGCTCGGCATCCGCACGCTCCACGCCAAGCGCGGAGTCGAGACGGAAGGCTTCATGCAGGAGTTCCGCCTGGTGTCCTCCGGCGATGGCCCCTGGACCTGGCTGGGCGGGGTGTACTTCAGCGACTACGAAGCGAACATCACGTCCAACCTCTATCTCGACCTGGGCCTTCCCGTCCTGGAACCGCTGCTGCCGCTGCTGCAGCTGCTCGGCCTGCCCGTGGACGCGGCCGGCCTCCAGGTCACCGACACCGGCTTCCGGCCGCTGCTGGCAGAGGAAAATGCCGTGTTCGGCGAAGTCTCGCGCAGCTTCGGCAGCGACTGGACGCTGACGGTCGGCGGCCGCTACTACCAGACCGAGGTGGCGGGCACGCCCTACACCAACGGCGAGCCCGCCGACAAGCAGACGCAGGAGAGCAAGGGCTTCAGCCCCAAGTTCGCCCTGAACTGGCGCCCCAACGACGAGCTGATGATCTACGGCAACATCTCGCGCGGCTTCCAGTTCGGTGGATTCAACCTCAGCAACGTCACCCCCGTTCCCCTCACGTACGAATCCAGCACGCTGTGGAACTACGAGCTCGGCCTGCGCAGCGACTGGCTGGAGCGCACGCTGCGCTTCGACATCACGGCCTTCTACCTGGACTGGCAGAAGCCACAAGTCAACCAGGTCAGGCCCGCCGCGCCGCTCGACGCGTTCATCGCCAACGTCGGCAGCGCGCGCAGCGTCGGCGTGGAAAGCACCCTGCTCTACCTGCCGCCGCTGGATGGCCTGTCGCTGGAACTCTCCAGCGCCTGGATCGAATCGGTGACCGCGGAGGACTTCCAGTCCGCCTCGGGCAACACGGTCCCCAAGGGCTCGGAGATGCCCAGCTCGCCCAAGATCCAGGCGACCGCCACCATCGGTTACCAGCATGCGTTCGGGCCCTGGCAGACGCAGGCCTCGCTGATCGGCACGCACCAGGGCAAGGCCTTCAACAACATCGACCACACGGCCGAGGTCGGCGGCTACGAGCTGCTGCACTTCAACTTCGGCATCAGCCGACCGGACCTGTCATTCATGCCGTCGCTGAGCATCGGCGTCAGCAACATCTTCGACACCTACGCCCTGTCGGCAGCGCTGGGGGGCACGGACTTCGAGGCCGCCCTCATCGGCCGCCCGCTGGTCTATACCACTCCGCGCACGCTGCGCCTCAACCTGTCGTTCGGCTTCAACTGA
- a CDS encoding serine hydrolase domain-containing protein: MTDTTAPSLTPQFDELFKPWNRGDAPGFVVGVSHKGQLLYRCGFGLASIEHAAANTPQTRMRIGSTSKHFTCLAILLLEEQGKLDIDQPVADYLPELAGKASGAPTLRQLMHHTGGIRDPLFAVILHNHGYWGHTPAGGNLQLLQRHDGRNFAPGTDMMYCNAGYTLLSLVVGRVSGRSFADFLYEHIFAPLGMLDTRLLASDMEIVPNMATLHLPQPGGGWRRGIYPTDDLLGSGGIISTVDDMLTWTAHLRSPQKRVGSAASWQKMLQPFRLANGTEGSYCLGLTRQSFRGLDTIHHAGATLGSQCQMLTAPSEDLDIVVMSNRMDGHAPLLAQKIMELVVAARLPPPRPPPAADDHPGLLGRWYSSTARTLIDISRIKALPDAPEGMMLSAHGSPTGLLTECDGRLGINNAPTSPIDLLPPAAGETPASLDFRLAGETQRFERLPQQAPAAADLAAAFCGRYRSIDYGPEIEILLQNGKLYLDFQPVCGKALWELHPLSEDVVVCGAFHTVPALPLPNIAVLTLERRDGQVVAFTQDADRVRGLRFERC, encoded by the coding sequence ATGACCGACACCACCGCCCCCAGCCTGACCCCGCAGTTCGACGAATTGTTCAAACCCTGGAACCGCGGCGACGCCCCCGGTTTCGTCGTCGGCGTCAGCCACAAGGGCCAGCTGCTCTACCGCTGCGGCTTCGGCCTCGCCAGCATCGAGCATGCGGCGGCCAACACGCCGCAGACGCGCATGCGCATCGGCTCCACCAGCAAGCACTTCACCTGCCTGGCGATCCTGCTGCTGGAAGAGCAAGGCAAGCTCGACATCGACCAGCCGGTGGCCGACTACCTGCCGGAACTGGCCGGCAAGGCCAGCGGCGCGCCGACGCTGCGCCAGCTGATGCATCACACCGGCGGTATCCGCGATCCCCTGTTCGCGGTCATCCTGCACAACCACGGGTACTGGGGGCATACCCCGGCGGGCGGCAACCTGCAGCTGCTGCAGCGCCACGACGGGCGCAACTTCGCGCCCGGCACCGACATGATGTACTGCAACGCCGGCTACACGCTGCTGTCGCTGGTGGTCGGCCGCGTCAGCGGCCGGTCCTTCGCCGATTTCCTCTACGAGCACATCTTCGCGCCGCTGGGGATGCTGGACACGCGCCTGCTCGCCAGCGACATGGAGATCGTGCCAAACATGGCGACGCTGCACCTGCCGCAGCCCGGCGGCGGCTGGCGCCGCGGCATCTATCCCACCGACGACCTGCTGGGCTCCGGCGGCATCATCTCCACGGTCGACGACATGCTGACCTGGACCGCTCACCTGCGCAGCCCGCAGAAGCGCGTCGGCAGCGCGGCCAGCTGGCAGAAGATGCTGCAGCCCTTCCGCCTCGCCAACGGCACCGAGGGCAGCTACTGCCTGGGCCTGACGCGCCAGTCCTTCCGCGGGCTCGACACCATCCACCATGCCGGCGCCACGCTGGGCTCGCAATGCCAGATGCTCACCGCGCCGTCGGAAGACCTCGACATCGTCGTGATGAGCAACCGCATGGACGGCCACGCCCCGCTGCTGGCGCAGAAGATCATGGAACTGGTGGTCGCGGCGCGGCTGCCGCCGCCGCGACCGCCGCCCGCGGCCGACGATCATCCGGGCCTGCTGGGCCGCTGGTACTCCAGCACCGCGCGCACCCTGATCGACATCAGCCGCATCAAGGCGCTGCCCGACGCGCCGGAGGGCATGATGCTCTCCGCCCATGGCTCTCCCACGGGCCTGCTCACTGAATGCGACGGCCGCCTGGGCATCAACAATGCGCCGACCAGTCCGATCGACCTGCTGCCGCCCGCGGCCGGCGAAACCCCGGCCTCGCTCGACTTCCGCCTGGCCGGCGAAACGCAGCGCTTCGAACGCCTGCCGCAGCAGGCTCCCGCGGCCGCCGATCTCGCCGCCGCCTTCTGCGGCCGCTACCGCAGCATCGACTACGGCCCCGAGATCGAGATCCTGTTGCAGAACGGCAAGCTCTACCTCGACTTCCAGCCGGTCTGCGGCAAGGCGCTGTGGGAACTGCATCCGCTGTCGGAGGACGTCGTCGTCTGCGGCGCCTTCCACACCGTCCCGGCGCTGCCGTTGCCGAACATCGCCGTGCTGACGCTGGAGCGCCGCGACGGCCAGGTCGTCGCCTTCACCCAGGACGCCGACCGCGTGCGCGGCCTGCGCTTCGAGCGCTGCTGA
- a CDS encoding RidA family protein codes for MSIEVIGKSPTLANGMTVPLSPAVRAGNLVFVSGQLGLDDNGALVGANIAAQTHQVMARLRAVLQQAGADLDRVVKAGVWLTDKADFAAFNAIYREYFPQHPPARSTVVSELLIPGARIEIDVIASLD; via the coding sequence ATGAGCATCGAAGTCATCGGCAAGAGCCCCACCCTGGCCAACGGCATGACCGTGCCGCTGTCGCCGGCGGTCCGCGCGGGCAATCTGGTGTTCGTCTCCGGCCAGCTGGGCCTGGACGACAACGGCGCCCTGGTCGGCGCCAACATCGCCGCGCAGACCCACCAGGTGATGGCGCGACTGCGCGCGGTCCTGCAGCAGGCCGGCGCCGATCTCGACCGCGTGGTCAAAGCCGGCGTCTGGCTCACCGACAAGGCCGACTTCGCCGCCTTCAACGCCATCTACCGCGAGTACTTCCCGCAGCATCCGCCGGCACGCTCGACCGTGGTCAGCGAGCTGCTGATCCCCGGCGCGCGCATCGAGATCGACGTGATCGCCAGCCTCGACTAG
- a CDS encoding IS30 family transposase, giving the protein MGRKSFEQFGIEERCEISRRRQAGESIRQIAAALDRAPSSISRELKRNTGATGYQSVYAGEQARARRWQGSRLLRDAELQARVLEGLRRGWSPEQVSRRLAQQDLQISYESIYRFIAAQIARTNDFSWRLYLPRAKSKRGFRGRKGGSPAEHIQQRVSIEKRPKAAADRRQAGHWEADLMLFARYGQAILTLHERTSRLTAIVRQPSKAAAPVAQTLQALLAPLPPALRRSITFDNGTEFALHYTLHQPLGLQTYFCDPHSPWQKGGVENANGRLRRWLPRGTNVEDLSPDQLLQIAQIYNHTPRKCLGFKTPAEVFAKVLHFKCESTCRLPPA; this is encoded by the coding sequence ATGGGACGCAAGAGCTTTGAGCAGTTTGGAATCGAGGAACGGTGTGAGATTTCCCGTCGGCGCCAAGCCGGGGAGTCGATCCGGCAAATTGCGGCAGCTCTGGATCGCGCGCCATCGAGCATTTCTCGGGAACTGAAGCGCAACACTGGCGCGACGGGCTACCAGAGCGTCTATGCCGGCGAGCAAGCTCGGGCGCGCCGCTGGCAAGGTAGCCGGCTTCTGCGTGATGCCGAGCTGCAAGCCAGGGTTCTGGAGGGATTGCGCCGAGGCTGGTCTCCCGAGCAGGTATCGCGGCGGCTGGCTCAGCAGGATCTGCAGATCAGCTACGAGAGCATCTATCGCTTCATTGCCGCCCAGATCGCCCGGACCAACGACTTTTCCTGGCGTCTCTATCTGCCCCGTGCCAAGAGCAAGCGCGGCTTCCGTGGCCGCAAGGGCGGCAGCCCGGCAGAGCACATCCAGCAGCGGGTTTCGATCGAAAAGCGCCCCAAGGCTGCGGCTGACCGGCGCCAGGCGGGACACTGGGAAGCCGACCTGATGCTCTTTGCGCGCTATGGCCAAGCCATCCTGACCCTGCATGAGCGAACGTCCCGGCTGACCGCCATCGTCCGCCAGCCCAGCAAGGCCGCTGCGCCGGTGGCGCAAACCCTCCAGGCCTTGCTGGCCCCACTGCCCCCAGCCCTGCGCCGCAGCATCACCTTCGACAACGGCACCGAATTCGCCTTGCACTACACCCTGCATCAGCCCCTGGGCTTGCAGACCTATTTCTGCGATCCGCATTCCCCCTGGCAGAAGGGTGGCGTCGAGAATGCCAACGGGCGTTTGCGCCGCTGGCTACCCCGGGGAACCAACGTCGAAGACCTCTCACCAGACCAACTCTTGCAGATCGCTCAGATCTACAATCACACGCCACGCAAGTGCCTCGGCTTCAAAACCCCAGCCGAGGTCTTCGCCAAAGTGTTGCATTTCAAATGTGAATCCACCTGCCGGCTTCCGCCGGCATGA
- a CDS encoding serine hydrolase domain-containing protein, giving the protein MELPSDHRHKLDALLQPWNRSDAPGFIVGIAHRGRTIYRRGFGLASVQQAQANTPLTRMRIGSTSKHFTCLSTLLLAEEGQLDIDAPLRRYLPELDGISGAPTLRECMLHTSGLRDPNDLLLLLLNKSWNNFPAPGHLLQVGRRIASLNYPRGERMIYCNQGYHLLSRMIERVSGMAYGEFLRERVLAPMGMHDTALLASDHALLPRLADLHLKDGDGWRRGLFPSEELLGEGGMVSTVDDMLTWLAHLRSPDKIVGSAVSWEQMLRKPRYSSGAEGDYCLGLLRERWRGVEIVHHAGGVIGGNSQMLTVPAHELDVIVLCNRNDTASPALANRIVEALLGETLEPAAAPARRPGLIGRWYAPASHRLIGLLETPLPGDTEASLALSVQGQTMGAVIERDGQWIMNCSPHGRIAITLPAEEQPEVLHGSDSGHAETWQRLPDSGPAAEALAADLVGRYRETDLGVEVAILLIDGALHLDLLPVSGHSRLRLTPYTMDVCGFAYESNGFATYPVAGSLAIERQEGRVTGLWLNGARTRNLWLQRHV; this is encoded by the coding sequence ATGGAACTGCCCTCCGACCACCGACACAAGCTCGACGCACTGCTGCAGCCCTGGAACCGCAGCGACGCCCCGGGCTTCATCGTCGGCATCGCCCATCGCGGGCGCACGATCTATCGCCGTGGCTTCGGCCTGGCCAGCGTCCAGCAGGCGCAGGCCAACACGCCGCTGACGCGCATGCGCATCGGCTCCACCAGCAAGCACTTCACCTGCCTCTCGACACTGCTGCTGGCGGAGGAAGGGCAGCTCGACATCGACGCGCCGCTGCGCCGCTATCTTCCCGAGCTGGACGGCATCAGCGGCGCGCCGACGCTGCGCGAGTGCATGCTGCACACCAGCGGCCTGCGCGATCCCAACGACCTGCTGCTGCTCCTGCTCAACAAGAGCTGGAACAACTTCCCGGCGCCCGGTCACCTGCTGCAGGTCGGCCGCCGTATCGCCAGCCTCAACTACCCGCGCGGCGAGCGGATGATCTACTGCAACCAGGGCTACCACCTGCTGTCGCGCATGATCGAGCGCGTCAGCGGCATGGCCTATGGCGAATTCCTGCGCGAACGCGTCCTCGCCCCCATGGGCATGCACGATACGGCCCTGCTGGCCAGCGACCACGCGCTGCTGCCGCGCCTGGCCGACCTGCACCTGAAGGACGGCGACGGCTGGCGCCGCGGCCTGTTCCCCAGCGAGGAGCTGCTGGGCGAAGGCGGCATGGTCTCCACCGTCGACGACATGCTGACCTGGCTCGCGCATCTGCGCAGCCCGGACAAGATCGTCGGCAGTGCCGTGAGCTGGGAACAGATGCTGCGCAAGCCGCGCTACAGCAGCGGCGCCGAAGGCGACTACTGCCTGGGCCTGCTGCGCGAGCGCTGGCGCGGCGTCGAGATCGTCCACCACGCCGGCGGCGTCATCGGCGGAAACAGCCAGATGCTTACCGTGCCCGCGCATGAGCTGGACGTGATCGTCCTGTGCAACCGCAACGACACCGCCTCGCCCGCACTGGCCAACCGCATCGTCGAGGCCTTGCTGGGAGAGACACTGGAGCCCGCTGCCGCTCCAGCACGGCGGCCGGGCCTGATCGGGCGCTGGTATGCACCGGCCTCGCACCGCCTGATCGGCCTGCTGGAAACCCCCTTGCCCGGCGATACCGAAGCCTCGCTGGCCCTGAGCGTCCAGGGCCAGACCATGGGCGCGGTCATCGAGCGCGATGGCCAATGGATCATGAACTGCTCACCGCACGGCCGCATCGCCATCACGCTGCCGGCCGAGGAGCAACCGGAGGTCCTGCACGGCAGCGACAGCGGCCATGCCGAGACCTGGCAGCGCCTGCCGGACAGCGGCCCTGCCGCCGAGGCACTGGCGGCAGACCTCGTGGGCCGCTACCGTGAGACCGATCTCGGCGTGGAGGTCGCGATCCTGCTGATCGACGGCGCGCTGCATCTCGATCTTCTGCCCGTCTCCGGCCATAGCCGCCTGCGGCTGACGCCCTACACGATGGACGTCTGCGGCTTTGCCTACGAGTCCAATGGCTTTGCCACCTACCCCGTCGCCGGCAGCCTTGCCATCGAGCGGCAGGAAGGCCGCGTCACGGGCCTGTGGCTCAACGGCGCGCGCACCCGCAATCTCTGGCTGCAACGTCATGTCTGA
- a CDS encoding TetR/AcrR family transcriptional regulator, whose product MQEGKIRAPRRKGKSAGGRPRKLSQDSVLQAAELLIREQGMSALTLRSLGAQLGVKAPTLYTYFRNLEEIEEAALGRIFGSFPVPDLQLPVPLAGQLLEMFLALRELQIRSPGALTGAPGSAAWHWEIKLVNQLLKTFSEIGVDDFRTVVAYRTLLGLTATDAKAERAADRAEEEELLTRLPEAEAGYIQRLFQNVPELLKRSPEERFRQIFITLVELLLPQVIRHDTQRRPEA is encoded by the coding sequence ATGCAGGAAGGGAAAATCCGGGCGCCCAGGCGCAAGGGGAAAAGTGCCGGGGGACGCCCCCGGAAACTGAGCCAAGACTCGGTTTTGCAGGCCGCGGAGCTGCTGATCCGCGAGCAGGGCATGAGCGCCCTGACGCTGCGCTCGCTGGGCGCGCAGCTGGGGGTGAAAGCCCCTACCCTGTACACCTATTTCCGCAACCTGGAGGAGATCGAAGAGGCCGCCCTGGGCCGCATCTTCGGCTCCTTCCCGGTGCCGGACCTGCAGCTGCCCGTGCCCCTGGCCGGGCAGCTGCTGGAAATGTTCCTGGCCTTGCGGGAGTTGCAGATCCGCAGCCCCGGGGCACTGACCGGCGCCCCGGGATCCGCCGCCTGGCACTGGGAAATCAAGCTGGTCAACCAGTTGCTGAAGACCTTTTCGGAAATCGGCGTGGATGACTTCCGCACGGTGGTGGCCTACCGGACCCTGCTGGGCCTGACGGCCACCGACGCGAAAGCGGAGCGCGCCGCCGATCGCGCCGAAGAGGAAGAGCTGCTCACCCGGCTGCCGGAGGCGGAAGCGGGCTACATCCAGCGCCTCTTCCAGAATGTGCCGGAGCTGCTCAAGCGGTCCCCCGAGGAGCGCTTCCGCCAGATCTTCATCACCCTGGTCGAACTGCTGCTGCCCCAGGTGATCCGGCACGATACGCAACGCCGGCCGGAGGCCTGA
- a CDS encoding serine hydrolase has protein sequence MSEDPGFGALFQAAGVDGWLHALDLADGREIGYHADEPVVAASVFKIPVMVELCRQADAGQIDLSEPVSVPLAGRAPGPTGLSMGLDATTLSWRDLALSMIVVSDNAATDVLCLRLGIDRINATMAGLGLAGTRLEGDCRFLFAQMAEDAGSTVLAGFPPKPGPELLRRLRALQPLQTNRTTPREASRLLAAIWRNEAASGDGCALMRRILGAQVWPHRLASGFPEDGIRTAGKTGTLVKVRNEAGVVSYPDGRHYAVSVFTRSHDVQAKHPAQDRAIGQAARRAVELLRS, from the coding sequence ATGTCTGAAGATCCGGGTTTCGGCGCACTGTTCCAGGCGGCCGGCGTCGATGGCTGGCTGCATGCACTCGACCTGGCCGACGGCCGGGAGATCGGCTACCACGCCGACGAACCCGTGGTCGCGGCCTCGGTGTTCAAGATCCCGGTGATGGTCGAGTTGTGCCGGCAGGCCGATGCCGGGCAGATCGACCTTTCCGAACCGGTCAGCGTTCCGCTCGCGGGCCGCGCACCGGGCCCCACCGGCCTGTCGATGGGGCTGGATGCCACCACGCTGAGCTGGCGCGACCTCGCCCTGTCGATGATCGTGGTCAGCGACAATGCCGCCACCGATGTCCTGTGCCTGCGCCTGGGCATCGACCGCATCAACGCCACGATGGCCGGCCTGGGCCTGGCGGGGACGCGGCTCGAAGGCGACTGCCGGTTCCTGTTCGCGCAGATGGCCGAAGACGCAGGCTCTACGGTCCTGGCCGGCTTTCCGCCGAAGCCCGGCCCGGAACTGCTGCGCCGCCTGCGCGCGCTGCAGCCCCTGCAAACCAACCGCACCACGCCGCGCGAGGCCTCGCGCCTGCTGGCCGCCATCTGGCGCAACGAGGCCGCCTCCGGCGACGGCTGCGCGCTGATGCGCCGGATCCTGGGCGCCCAGGTCTGGCCGCATCGCCTCGCGTCAGGGTTTCCCGAGGACGGCATCCGCACGGCCGGCAAGACCGGCACACTGGTCAAGGTTCGCAACGAGGCCGGAGTGGTGAGCTATCCGGACGGCCGTCACTACGCCGTATCGGTGTTCACCCGCAGTCACGACGTGCAGGCCAAGCATCCCGCGCAGGACCGCGCCATCGGCCAGGCCGCGCGCCGCGCGGTCGAGCTGCTGCGCAGCTGA
- a CDS encoding helix-turn-helix transcriptional regulator yields MLASSPAVYASRSSRAQIVALQSAVDMDSFWRASINLMRREMPQRSCALFSDIVDFEPTQLRYHVVAPRKADYVPAKSLSVTGPYLARHPRIESCTYAEIAAEDPQAPQRRLEQEPDPEWDDFIALAFWRKAEPHSVLAVFGPECIPPEEKAFLEHLHPMIDAGLARLRMLEQERSLSTLLQGYLQNSPEALVFFNRRGTLLYQSAHGETQFNRWNRALRRGQETAGLPAALRGAFQSGDGALRLQHPELPELSATLDTTPGGYVLRLIDAQTLGQAGELSLQALAALNKLSPSEQRVARLVVEGLRNEQIAERLCRSPRTVEFQLHNVFRKLGVGNRVQLSRLLG; encoded by the coding sequence ATGCTTGCCAGCTCCCCCGCGGTCTATGCCTCCCGTTCCTCGCGTGCCCAGATCGTCGCGCTGCAGAGCGCCGTGGACATGGACAGTTTCTGGCGCGCCAGCATCAACCTGATGCGCAGGGAGATGCCGCAGCGGTCCTGCGCGCTGTTCTCGGACATCGTCGACTTCGAGCCCACCCAACTGCGCTACCACGTCGTGGCACCGCGCAAGGCGGACTACGTGCCGGCCAAGAGCCTGTCGGTGACGGGGCCCTACCTCGCACGCCATCCGCGCATCGAGTCCTGCACCTATGCCGAGATCGCCGCCGAGGACCCGCAGGCGCCGCAGCGTCGCCTGGAGCAGGAACCCGACCCGGAATGGGACGACTTCATCGCGCTGGCCTTCTGGCGCAAGGCCGAGCCGCATAGCGTGCTGGCGGTATTCGGCCCCGAGTGCATCCCGCCGGAGGAGAAGGCCTTCCTCGAACATCTGCACCCGATGATCGACGCCGGCCTGGCGCGGCTGCGCATGCTGGAGCAGGAGCGCAGCCTGAGCACGCTGCTGCAGGGTTACCTGCAGAACTCGCCGGAGGCGCTGGTGTTCTTCAACCGGCGCGGCACGCTGCTCTACCAGAGCGCGCATGGCGAGACGCAGTTCAACCGCTGGAACCGCGCGCTGCGCCGCGGCCAGGAGACGGCCGGCCTGCCGGCGGCCCTGCGCGGCGCCTTCCAGAGCGGCGACGGGGCGCTGCGCCTACAGCACCCGGAACTGCCGGAACTCTCGGCGACGCTGGACACGACGCCCGGCGGCTACGTCCTGCGCCTCATCGATGCGCAGACCCTGGGCCAGGCCGGTGAGCTCTCGCTGCAGGCGCTGGCCGCGCTGAACAAGCTCTCGCCCTCGGAGCAGCGCGTCGCGCGCCTGGTGGTCGAGGGACTGCGCAACGAGCAGATCGCCGAACGCCTGTGCCGTTCGCCGCGCACCGTCGAGTTCCAGCTGCACAACGTGTTCCGCAAGCTCGGCGTCGGCAACCGCGTGCAGCTGTCGCGGCTGCTGGGCTGA
- a CDS encoding alpha/beta fold hydrolase: MTLPASNSPLFHRLAGQPGELPDIVLEAGGLGSSDDWRHVENLLARHARVLVYDRAGMGDSPADAAGFGADAVTARLAALLDRLQWNRPVLLVGYSLGGLYARHFAASQPQRVAGLVLVDATPVAHVFPVAAMRHAQRVIWLLHWVARLGPAGLLQRLFGRKTDAARFRRQLAQLSAPDYLPRMRGELAAMTGVLSEVGRIAAAPRHPVAAVLAGTPPAQMTDADFAHMQTLHRELASVSPAPLSQLAVVEGAHHSSLVGDPAHAAQVAEHILAFARSLPRTPEHP; encoded by the coding sequence ATGACCCTGCCCGCCAGCAACAGCCCACTGTTCCATCGCCTGGCCGGCCAGCCCGGCGAACTGCCGGACATCGTCCTCGAGGCCGGCGGACTCGGCAGCTCCGACGACTGGCGACACGTCGAGAACCTGCTCGCCCGCCATGCCCGTGTGCTGGTCTACGATCGCGCCGGCATGGGCGACAGCCCGGCGGACGCAGCGGGCTTCGGCGCGGACGCCGTGACCGCGCGCCTGGCGGCCCTGCTGGACCGGCTGCAATGGAACCGGCCGGTGCTGCTGGTCGGTTACTCGCTGGGCGGTCTCTACGCCCGGCATTTCGCGGCCAGCCAGCCGCAGCGCGTCGCCGGCCTGGTGCTGGTCGATGCCACGCCGGTGGCCCACGTCTTCCCGGTGGCGGCAATGCGCCATGCGCAGCGTGTGATCTGGCTGCTGCACTGGGTCGCGCGCCTCGGACCGGCAGGCCTGCTGCAGCGGCTGTTCGGCCGCAAGACCGACGCCGCGCGGTTCCGCCGGCAGCTCGCGCAGTTGAGCGCCCCGGACTACCTGCCGCGCATGCGCGGCGAACTCGCCGCGATGACCGGGGTACTGTCCGAGGTTGGCCGCATCGCGGCGGCACCGCGGCATCCGGTCGCGGCGGTCCTCGCCGGCACCCCTCCCGCGCAGATGACAGATGCCGACTTCGCCCACATGCAAACCCTGCACCGCGAGCTGGCAAGCGTTTCGCCGGCGCCATTGAGCCAGCTCGCCGTCGTCGAGGGAGCCCATCACAGCAGCCTGGTCGGCGATCCTGCCCACGCGGCCCAGGTCGCCGAACACATCCTCGCCTTCGCGCGCAGCCTGCCTCGTACACCGGAACACCCATGA